In one Colletotrichum destructivum chromosome 2, complete sequence genomic region, the following are encoded:
- a CDS encoding Putative enoyl-CoA hydratase/isomerase, ClpP/crotonase-like domain superfamily, whose translation MISSPTETPPPATPIFLKLSYPAPRVLLVRMDRPKDLNAMSTAAQWEMDSVWRWFDQEPNLSVAVITGTGRAFSAGADLKEWNSTMAADADPSKRMGNAPAFKPLSRRLGKKPVVAAVNGLAMGGGCEFVVNCDLVVAADDAYFGLPEVKRGIAAIGGALPRLIRTIGLQRASEFALTGRNVSAQEMAGWGIVNKVVPKEKVVDEAVRYATMIAAHSPDAIICTRAGLRQGWEAASVERAVEWTLEKEFAELQRGENILEGLKAFSEKREPRWKGSRL comes from the coding sequence ATGATTTCCTCACCAACAGaaacaccgccgccggcgacgcccatCTTCCTCAAGCTCTCCTACCCGGCGCCCCGCGTTCTCCTCGTGCGGATGGACCGGCCGAAGGACCTCAACGCCATGTCAACAGCAGCACAATGGGAGATGGACTCAGTGTGGCGGTGGTTCGACCAAGAACCAAACCTGagcgtcgccgtcatcaccggAACGGGACGGGCGTTCTCGGCAGGGGCCGATCTGAAAGAGTGGAATagcaccatggccgccgatgccgacccGAGCAAGCGGATGGGCAACGCTCCCGCCTTCAAGCCCCTGAGTCGGCGGCTGGGCaagaagcccgtcgtcgCAGCGGTCAACGGCCTCGCGATGGGCGGCGGATGCGAGTTCGTCGTCAACtgcgacctcgtcgtcgcggccgacgacgcgtACTTCGGGCTCCCGGAGGTCAAGAGAGGAATCGCagccatcggcggcgccctgcCGCGGCTCATCCGCACCATCGGCCTCCAGCGGGCGAGCGAGTTCGCGCTGACCGGGCGCAACGTCTCGGCGCAGGAGATGGCGGGGTGGGGGATCGTGAACAAGGTGGTGCCCAAGGAGAaggtcgtggacgaggcggTACGCTATGCGACGATGATCGCGGCCCACTCGCCGGACGCCATCATCTGCACAAGGGCAGGGCTGAGGCAGGGCTGGGAGGCGGCATCTGTCGAGAGGGCAGTGGAGTGGACTTTGGAAAAGGAGTTTGCCGAGTTACAGCGAGGCGAGAACAttctcgagggcctcaaAGCCTTCTCTGAGAAACGGGAGCCCAGGTGGAAGGGTAGTCGGCTGTGA